AAACGGAGTTCTCCGCCGAACCGTCGGTATGCCAGAATCCGCGGTGGGCCACCACGCGGGTTTTGTTTTTGACGGGCAATCCGTATTTCATTACCTGGCGCGTATAGATGATACGGGCCAGCCGGTCCATGATGACCTTGTCTTTGTGTTCGTTCGACTCGAAAAGCGTCAGTACGCCGCGGTTGCCGCAGTAGTAGGCTACGGCCGATGCGTTGAAGACATCGTTCTTTTCGAACCGGTCGATATAGGCCAGCATCCGGTCATAGAACGTATCGGGGGCGGCAATGGTAGCCCGCTCGTCGAATTCGAACTCCATCGCCATGCCGTTTTTGCGGGCGACGGCGCAGGCTTCGTCCAGGCGGCTGTCGGGGATCGACTTGTTGAAGAAGTGGTTGGGCTGCTGATAAGCCACGTCGAATCCCAGGCGTTTCCAGTCCTCGTGGCCTTTGGCCTGCCAGTAGGGAATCCAGTAAAAAAGTTTCTTCTGCGCGTGGATATATTCGCTGAGCGGGACGGTCAGGTCGCCGCAATGGTTGGTGTCTTCGGCGACCCAATAGAAGCCCGAGAGTTCCAGGTGTTTGTACCCGGCTTTTTTGAACCGCGCGATCAGTTGGTCGATATACCATTTGGTTGCGGCGATCTGGTCTTCGTCTTTCGAGAAGTCCATCCTGCGGCCATCCAGTTCGCCCCAGTCTTTCTGGTCGCGCACGGCTTCGGGAAGTCCCAGCACGACCTTATGCCTGAACGCCGGTTTGCCGATCTCTGCGATCTGCTCGCCGATGCATCGGTCCAGCGCGGAAAGCGACTTGCCCTCGTCGAAGATGCGGTCCAGGAGCCACTCCCATTCGGGTTTGCGGGCAAATTCTTTCTCATACCCGACGGTGTAGCAGCGGCCCGTGCCGTTTTTGAATTCGAGGAACAGGAATCCGTCGAAAAGCCAATGTTTCGAACCGTCGAGGAATCGGTGTACGACGTAGGGGCGGAATTCGTCGACCGTCCAGTCCAGCCGGTGTTTCCCGCCCTGATAGATCAGCGCGAGGTCCTGAATGTCGGTCGTCTGGTAGTTTTGTGCGGCGGCAGTTCCGGAACTTCCGGCAAACAGTACCAAGCACACGGAAAATGCAAAGTATTTAAAGGCTTTCATAACAATATTGAACGTTGAATTTTATTTCCGCAGCGGATTCCCGGTCACGAACTGACAGAATTCGTGGTAGAGTTCCTTGTCCTTCTCTGCCGGAGACGCCCACAGGTCGTAGAACCCGTTGGTTCCGTGGTAGTAACTCAGCGGCTGTTTGCCGTAGATTCCCTCCGATTTGGCGTTGGATATATATTCCCGGAAGCGTTTTTTGTACACGTCGCAGTTGGGTTTTCCTTCCAGCAGCGCTTCGTCGAATTCGAATTCCATCGCCAGATTATTGGCTTTGATATCGGAAAAGAAGCGGGGAAGAGGGTGCTCGTTTTTATCGTCCCAGAAATGGTTGGGCTGCATGTAGGCGTAGTTGATACCGAAATCGGTCCACTTGTTATATCCTGAAGCCCGGTTGTAGGGAATCCAGCAGAGACATTCGTTGAGCGAGTTGAGGTATTCGGCAATAGGCGGAATAATCTCGTCCGACCGCTTCAGTTCATTGTTCCAGCCGTAGCTCGGCGTGGTGAGATCCTCCGAAATAATGTAGAACCCGGCCAGTTCGACATACTGGTAATTTGTTTCATTGAATTTCTTGCGCACCTGGTCGATATACCACTTGTAAACCGCTGTGCGGTCTTGGGCATTTGCAAAATTCATTGTGCGGCCGTTCAGTTCGCCCCAGTAGACCGTCGATGCGGATTCGTCGGCGTACTCCCTGTAAATGATCGGATCGGGCATGATCATGACGACTTTGCGTTTGGACGGCGGCGTTCCCATGCGTTGTGCGGCCTCTTTCACGGCCTCTTCGAGTGCATTTATACCGTTGTCCTTGTCGAACCAGTAGTCGATCAGCTCCTGCCATTGGGGCTTTGCCGCCGAAGTGAGTTTCAATCCCACCATATAGGAGTAGGGCTTGCTGTCGATGCTGCTGGTTACCTGGAACTCGATGGCCAGGAAACTGTCGAACAGCCAGTGCTCCTTTCCCTGCTTGTCGGTATAGGTGACGAACGGTGCGAACCGCTGCTTATCCCACCGGTAAGGCGTTCGGTGCGAACTGCCTCCGTAGCATAGCACCAGGTCCGAAAAGGAGAGGATTCCGCCGCGGCTCTGTTCCCAGGCGTACATCGTGGGGTCTGTCGCTTCGGTGGTGAATTTAACGGATTGCAGGGTTCCGAAGTCGCCTTTGTCGTTGCAGGCTACGGCGAAGACCGTGTAGGTCGTGAGTTTCGACAGCCCGTCGATTACGATCCTGTTGCCGGTGTAGGTTTTACCCTCGTCGAAGACCTGCCGGGCCGTCCGTGAGGATTCGTCGTTGGTCGCCGCGCACAGGATGCGGTAGTGCGAGGCGTTCACACTCTCTACGCGCAGAGTCACCGATGAGGCCGATGAGGTCAGTATCTTCATGCTCATCGCGGGCTGCAAACCCTCGTCCTCGCCGCTTTTGCCGTTGCTGCAACAGATGAATGAGACGCAGCACAGGAGCATTGTTATGAATCTTGTGGTTGTCATGCCGGTATCCGATTTTTATTTCCGCAATGGGTTTCCGATCACGAACTGACAGAATTCGTGGTAGAGTTCCTTGTC
This Alistipes shahii WAL 8301 DNA region includes the following protein-coding sequences:
- a CDS encoding DUF4855 domain-containing protein, producing MTTTRFITMLLCCVSFICCSNGKSGEDEGLQPAMSMKILTSSASSVTLRVESVNASHYRILCAATNDESSRTARQVFDEGKTYTGNRIVIDGLSKLTTYTVFAVACNDKGDFGTLQSVKFTTEATDPTMYAWEQSRGGILSFSDLVLCYGGSSHRTPYRWDKQRFAPFVTYTDKQGKEHWLFDSFLAIEFQVTSSIDSKPYSYMVGLKLTSAAKPQWQELIDYWFDKDNGINALEEAVKEAAQRMGTPPSKRKVVMIMPDPIIYREYADESASTVYWGELNGRTMNFANAQDRTAVYKWYIDQVRKKFNETNYQYVELAGFYIISEDLTTPSYGWNNELKRSDEIIPPIAEYLNSLNECLCWIPYNRASGYNKWTDFGINYAYMQPNHFWDDKNEHPLPRFFSDIKANNLAMEFEFDEALLEGKPNCDVYKKRFREYISNAKSEGIYGKQPLSYYHGTNGFYDLWASPAEKDKELYHEFCQFVTGNPLRK
- a CDS encoding DUF4855 domain-containing protein, translating into MCLVLFAGSSGTAAAQNYQTTDIQDLALIYQGGKHRLDWTVDEFRPYVVHRFLDGSKHWLFDGFLFLEFKNGTGRCYTVGYEKEFARKPEWEWLLDRIFDEGKSLSALDRCIGEQIAEIGKPAFRHKVVLGLPEAVRDQKDWGELDGRRMDFSKDEDQIAATKWYIDQLIARFKKAGYKHLELSGFYWVAEDTNHCGDLTVPLSEYIHAQKKLFYWIPYWQAKGHEDWKRLGFDVAYQQPNHFFNKSIPDSRLDEACAVARKNGMAMEFEFDERATIAAPDTFYDRMLAYIDRFEKNDVFNASAVAYYCGNRGVLTLFESNEHKDKVIMDRLARIIYTRQVMKYGLPVKNKTRVVAHRGFWHTDGSAENSVSSLLNADKLGAYGAEFDVWMAADGKLVIHHDDKHGSYEMEKNPSTVLTTLELANGEKIPTLEQYLQAARKTKLELVLEVKPHATPEADAEAVRKIVEMIGKYGLTKRVTYISFSFHALKELVRVAPAKTPIMYLGGGTLPEDLKKMGMTGCDFNYWVFQNNPTWLHSIKWLKMASNVWTVNNPVEMLWVIENGFDFITTDRPDLFLRLVR